A genome region from Magnolia sinica isolate HGM2019 chromosome 8, MsV1, whole genome shotgun sequence includes the following:
- the LOC131252799 gene encoding ultraviolet-B receptor UVR8-like isoform X2 — MNAGGGEEENRMEEDSKEKLVFMWGYLPGVSQQRSPLLSPSAVQLPASNGGDSWKDVCGGGCGFATAISESGKLITWGSADDLGQSYLTSGKHEETPEPFPLPTETSIVKAAAGWAHCVAVTDCGEVYTWGWKECIPSGKIVGDALAGGGLEKEPLDRQSGLSSEQVSPRSQISKSSSAAASSYDSRGGGEITKRRKLSSAKQASESSTSGDETLSALPCLVTLNPGVRIVTVAAGGRHTLTLSDVGQVWGWGYGGEGQLGLGSRIRMVSSPHLIPCIEIYSHGKGGPSITPRGSTGSEGQCHKALGNFVKAIACGGRHSAVITDAGAVLTFGWGLYGQCGQGSTDDELSPACVSSLCGIRMQGIAAGLWHTVCISVDGEVYAFGGNQFGQLGTGDDHAETLPRILDAPSLENKHAKTVSCGARHNAIVTEDGKVFCWGWNKYGQLGLGDMIDRNTPSQVPLDDVLPTKVACGWWHTLALAEPPT, encoded by the exons ATGAATGctggaggaggagaagaagagaatCGGATGGAAGAAGACAGCAAGGAGAAGCTGGTCTTCATGTGGGGATACCTTCCCGGAGTTTCCCAGCAGCGATCGCCGCTGCTTTCTCCGTCCGCTGTCCAACTTCCTgcatccaacggtggagattcatGGAAGGACGTCTGCGGCGGCGGGTGCGGTTTCGCCACCGCCATTTCCG AATCGGGAAAGCTCATCACGTGGGGTTCGGCTGATGATCTAGGTCAAAGCTATTTGACTTCTGGGAAGCATGAG GAAACTCCAGAACCGTTTCCTCTTCCAACCGAAACTTCCATAGTGAAGGCTGCAGCAGGTTGGGCCCATTGTGTTGCAGTTACAG ACTGTGGAGAAGTCTACACTTGGGGTTGGAAAGAGTGTATTCCATCCGGGAAGATCGTCGGAGATGCATTGGCAGGGGGAGGCCTTGAAAAGGAACCACTGGACAGACAGAGTGGGTTGTCGAGCGAACAAG TTAGCCCCAGGTCACAAATTTCAAAATCGAGTAGTGCAGCAGCATCCAGTTATGACAGTAGAGGGGGTGGGGAAATTACAAAGCGAAGAAAGCTATCATCAGCTAAACAGGCTTCTGAAAGCTCAACATCGGGTGACGAGACTCTTTCAGCACTTCCATGCCTGGTAACATTGAATCCAGGGGTTAGGATTGTCACAGTTGCTGCTGGTGGACGCCATACATTAACATTGTCAG ATGTAGGACAGGTGTGGGGTTGGGGCTATGGAGGGGAAGGGCAGCTAGGTTTGGGTTCTCGTATCCGTATGGTGTCCTCTCCTCATTTGATACCTTGCATCGAGATCTATTCTCATGGTAAAGGCGGACCTTCAATTACTCCTAGAGGAAGCACAGGTTCGGAGGGGCAGTGTCACAAAGcacttggaaattttgtgaaggCCATCGCTTGTGGAGGTCGGCATAGTGCAGTAATCACAG ATGCTGGAGCAGTGCTTACTTTTGGCTGGGGACTTTATGGACAG TGCGGGCAAGGAAGTACAGATGATGAGCTGAGTCCTGCCTGCGTATCGTCGCTCTGTGGCATTCGGATGCAGGGAATCGCAGCTGGGTTGTGGCATACAGTTTGCATTTCTGTTGATGGAGAAGTGTATGCTTTTGGTGGGAATCAATTTGGGCAGTTGGGCACCGGCGATGATCATGCTGAG ACACTCCCAAGGATCCTGGATGCCCCAAGTCTGGAAAACAAGCATGCCAAAACAGTTTCCTGTGGAGCTCGTCACAATGCTATTGTAACAG AGGATGGGAAGGTATTTTGCTGGGGATGGAACAAGTACGGACAG CTTGGCTTGGGCGACATGATTGACCGGAACACCCCTTCTCAAGTCCCACTCGATGATGTCCTGCCAACAAAAGTTGCCTGCGGGTGGTGGCACACGCTTGCTCTCGCTGAGCCTCCCACGTGA
- the LOC131252799 gene encoding ultraviolet-B receptor UVR8-like isoform X1 translates to MNAGGGEEENRMEEDSKEKLVFMWGYLPGVSQQRSPLLSPSAVQLPASNGGDSWKDVCGGGCGFATAISESGKLITWGSADDLGQSYLTSGKHEETPEPFPLPTETSIVKAAAGWAHCVAVTDCGEVYTWGWKECIPSGKIVGDALAGGGLEKEPLDRQSGLSSEQVSPRSQISKSSSAAASSYDSRGGGEITKRRKLSSAKQASESSTSGDETLSALPCLVTLNPGVRIVTVAAGGRHTLTLSVSDVGQVWGWGYGGEGQLGLGSRIRMVSSPHLIPCIEIYSHGKGGPSITPRGSTGSEGQCHKALGNFVKAIACGGRHSAVITDAGAVLTFGWGLYGQCGQGSTDDELSPACVSSLCGIRMQGIAAGLWHTVCISVDGEVYAFGGNQFGQLGTGDDHAETLPRILDAPSLENKHAKTVSCGARHNAIVTEDGKVFCWGWNKYGQLGLGDMIDRNTPSQVPLDDVLPTKVACGWWHTLALAEPPT, encoded by the exons ATGAATGctggaggaggagaagaagagaatCGGATGGAAGAAGACAGCAAGGAGAAGCTGGTCTTCATGTGGGGATACCTTCCCGGAGTTTCCCAGCAGCGATCGCCGCTGCTTTCTCCGTCCGCTGTCCAACTTCCTgcatccaacggtggagattcatGGAAGGACGTCTGCGGCGGCGGGTGCGGTTTCGCCACCGCCATTTCCG AATCGGGAAAGCTCATCACGTGGGGTTCGGCTGATGATCTAGGTCAAAGCTATTTGACTTCTGGGAAGCATGAG GAAACTCCAGAACCGTTTCCTCTTCCAACCGAAACTTCCATAGTGAAGGCTGCAGCAGGTTGGGCCCATTGTGTTGCAGTTACAG ACTGTGGAGAAGTCTACACTTGGGGTTGGAAAGAGTGTATTCCATCCGGGAAGATCGTCGGAGATGCATTGGCAGGGGGAGGCCTTGAAAAGGAACCACTGGACAGACAGAGTGGGTTGTCGAGCGAACAAG TTAGCCCCAGGTCACAAATTTCAAAATCGAGTAGTGCAGCAGCATCCAGTTATGACAGTAGAGGGGGTGGGGAAATTACAAAGCGAAGAAAGCTATCATCAGCTAAACAGGCTTCTGAAAGCTCAACATCGGGTGACGAGACTCTTTCAGCACTTCCATGCCTGGTAACATTGAATCCAGGGGTTAGGATTGTCACAGTTGCTGCTGGTGGACGCCATACATTAACATTGTCAG TTTCAGATGTAGGACAGGTGTGGGGTTGGGGCTATGGAGGGGAAGGGCAGCTAGGTTTGGGTTCTCGTATCCGTATGGTGTCCTCTCCTCATTTGATACCTTGCATCGAGATCTATTCTCATGGTAAAGGCGGACCTTCAATTACTCCTAGAGGAAGCACAGGTTCGGAGGGGCAGTGTCACAAAGcacttggaaattttgtgaaggCCATCGCTTGTGGAGGTCGGCATAGTGCAGTAATCACAG ATGCTGGAGCAGTGCTTACTTTTGGCTGGGGACTTTATGGACAG TGCGGGCAAGGAAGTACAGATGATGAGCTGAGTCCTGCCTGCGTATCGTCGCTCTGTGGCATTCGGATGCAGGGAATCGCAGCTGGGTTGTGGCATACAGTTTGCATTTCTGTTGATGGAGAAGTGTATGCTTTTGGTGGGAATCAATTTGGGCAGTTGGGCACCGGCGATGATCATGCTGAG ACACTCCCAAGGATCCTGGATGCCCCAAGTCTGGAAAACAAGCATGCCAAAACAGTTTCCTGTGGAGCTCGTCACAATGCTATTGTAACAG AGGATGGGAAGGTATTTTGCTGGGGATGGAACAAGTACGGACAG CTTGGCTTGGGCGACATGATTGACCGGAACACCCCTTCTCAAGTCCCACTCGATGATGTCCTGCCAACAAAAGTTGCCTGCGGGTGGTGGCACACGCTTGCTCTCGCTGAGCCTCCCACGTGA